ACTCGTTGAAAACTTGAGTGGCGGTGGTCTTGTGCAGTTCATCACGCATGAAACATGTTTTATCATGGAACAATTTTCCCCATCCCGTCTCCccttaaagtgaccaaaccatcGAGAGtaaaacagaagtttactctagAAAGTATAGATATTCTAATTGTTagtttaattaatattaaaataaaataaacaagggTGCCATAAATAAACCATATCATCTATTTATTTGTATTCTGTTATCATTATCgatttaatattaaaataaacaagGGTGCCATAAATAAACCATATCATCTATTTATTTGTATTCTttgggtggagttattgtaaaaaagaccaaaagtgtgagaaaggtaagaaaaaaTCTCTACTATTAGATCTAAACtaattgaaaagggtaagattgtaaatgcattaacaaattcaaatatggtaatcattgatttaaggatttggagagagaaaatcatTGATTTAAGGAATATAACCGTCCATAACATcattcattttaattttttttgcatcattcacagaatcatagccatgttcatgacatggtgttttaaaaaattCATAGTTCAGTGCATGGTGTTTTTAcgaaaataatataacaccattcagtaaacaaaaatataacaccattcagtacacaaaataacaccattcagtacaagatataacaccattcagtaaacaaaaaaataacaccattcagaaacaagaTAACACCAtacagaaacaaaataacaccattcagaaacaaaaaaaaaaccatccagtaaacaaaaaataacatcattcaataaacaatataacaccattcagtcaataatataacaccattcagaaaaagaaaataacaccattcagaaaaagaaaaagaaaataaacaccatgactgaaagaaaaataacacctctgtatcatcttctccacttccggcaccgttcgatgtagagagagagatcgcacgaccaccaccactgccatccATCATCTCCGACATTCTCCGAATCGTTCATCTGCTTCGCTCGCACCACCATCACCGCCGCTGCCGCtcgcaccaccaccgccgccgctgcCGCTGTCGTGTTTGATCTTCCGATTTCCGATTAACAAACAAACTCGTTAATATAATCATAGAGATCTTTGATCATATCTTCCGATTTCCGATTAACAAACAAACTCGTTAATATAATCAGGGTTGGGTTATAATACAAAGCCCAATTAAAATACAAAGTGTAAGAAGGATTCTTGACCTTTAGATCAGATCAAAAACTCATCAAAGGCTATAAATCACGCGGTAGCATACTTGTAAATAAAAAAGGCTATAAGGAAAAGATGGTCATTTATCCAACAAACACTTTTCATCTTCCCCCATACGATTCTTCTCTGTTCATTCGCAACCTCCTCTCTCTTCCACACTTTTCTGTTCATTCGCAACCGATTAAGCCTCAAAAAACACCGATTTCTCACGGATTCTTCAACAAAAAAGCCTCAAAATACACCGATTAAGCATCAGGAAACATCGATTTTACCTCCTCGTTTCGATCCAGTTTCTTCCAAATCGACATTGCGTATTTCTGAAGTGGAAGAACAAGTGTGGAAAccgaaaaagaagaaaaatgcgAAAAGGACTCCCAAAACcggtacattgtttactttttagGGTTTTCACATTATTGTGTTTATTTTAGTTTCTTGATTTTGTTGTATAAAAGTTCATGACCGTTGATTGTTGATTTTGAATGTGTTATGTACTGACCTAGGGTTTATGACACAATGGTTTGAAATAGAGTAGTGGATAATATAATAGGAATAGAGTAGTGGATAATATAATAGGAATACAGTAGTGGATAAGTTGATTATGATACAATAGGAACAGAGTAGTGGATAATAGGAATACAGGGATTATGACACAATGGTTTGAAATATGACACAATAGGAATAGAGTAGTGGATAATATAATAGGAATACAGTAGTGGATAAGTTGATTATGATACAATAGGAACATAGTAGTGGATAATAGGAATATAGGGATTATGACACAAAGGTTTGAAATTTCACACAATAGGAATAGAGTAGTGGATAATATAATAGGAATACAGGGATTATGACACAATGCTTTGAAATATGACACAATAGTTTGAAATATGACACAATGCATTTGTTTCATTTCAGCATAGGGACACATATGAAAGAGAAGAGGAGGTGATGCTTGATGACTTCACCAATAACATGAATGAGGTTTTGAGAAAAGAAAAGTTAAAAACTATCAAAGACTTTGACATTGTCTTTGTACCTATCTTTCATCATGAGAAAGAACACTTTTATCTCATGTGTTTCGACCTCAAATGCACAAAGACTACATTGCTTGACAACATTGCACCACTTGAAGATGAGGAAAAGGGTGATCATGATCCCTACGATGGTTGGACACGAAAAACAGTAAGTGTTCTAAATCTTCTAttttaaatataacacaatgcATGCTATAGAAATAACACAATTGCATTTTATTTTTGTAAGAAACAAGCTTTTGAAGGTTATCTTGAACGTATCTCACATCCAAAAGCAGCAAACATGAAGGCTACATCAATAAATCGTCTTCAAATGCCATGGAGAACCTATTTTAATGGTGTTGATTGTGGAATTTTTCTTATGCACCACATGGAAACATACATGGGCGAAGATGCAAATAATTATCGTTGTGGTTTCGCAGAAGAGAAATCTGGATTACAAAAGAAACAAATTGAATACTTGCGCCGAAAGTACACAACCAAGATCTTGTTACATGACGTTAACGAGAGTAAACCATACGTTATTTCCTTGGTGTCAAATTTTCAAGAGTTACCAGCTAAAGAAAAACAACAGCTAAAACGAGGTGCATATAAAAGAATCTTGTTAAGGCTGCATAACAAAGTCGATTAAGTTGATGTTTTTTTCATTTTGGACTTGATGTATGGAAacttgatgttttttttttttttcaattatgttgatgtttttttcATTTTGGACTTATGTATAGAAACTTCGTGGATGTTGATGTTTTTACGAAGGTTTATGTTTTCAGGAAAATATGACACAATGTTTTTGTATAGGAAAGAAATATCACACAATGTCATTAAATATGACACAATGATTTTATACAGGAAAATTTGACACAATGAAATGATATATTGCACAATGAAATGATACATGACACAATGAATAGATACATGACACAATGGAATGATAAATGACACAAATGAAATCATATATGACACAATAGAATGATATATAACACAATGGAATGATATTATGAAACAATGGAATGATATATCACACAATATGACACAATGAAATGATATATCACACAATGGAATGATATATGACACAATGGAATGATATATCACACAAAGTAATGATATATGACACAATGAAATGATATATGACAAAATGAAATGATATATGACACAATGGAATGATATATGACACAATGGAATGATATATCACACAATATGACACAATGGAATGATAAATGACACAATGAAATGATATATGACACAATGAAATGATATATGACACAATGGATTGTAATAGCTAAAAATACGCAATGTATAACACAAATAGATTGAAATATGTAAAATACACAATGTATGACCCCAACACAAATATAGAAATAATAGACACTCTATTCTTGCATATTGATAATTCTTGAAGTACTTGTCGCTTCTTTCTCCTTAATACTTTGTATGCGTAAACTGCATGTGCGTACATTATGACCAGTACCTTTGAAAAAACTACATCCTTTTTGTTTCTTCCCAGCTCGAGTAATTGCAATCTCACGAGCTGACTTCAAACGCTTATGAGTCCCTTTTGTTCTTGTTTTAATTGGATTTCTAACTATAATATCACATGGTTCACTAGTCCCAGTCATTTATGCAAATCTATCTCTCCTACTAGGAGCCGGAGCAACAACTTGAACATCATCAGCCTTAGACATGTAAGCTTTTAGATAATCTCTATAAAGACACAACTGCTCTTTGTCTTGAATCAATCGATTTATTGCATATTCATTTGCAAACCTTATTTCATGAAGTATTTCTTGAATATCATCACCATTGTTTTCGATATCATCATACCTTATAGGTCGAAGTGAACTATTGGGAACGGCTTCTCTCCTCCAACGCTTTGCCACATACTTCTTTGGGAACTCAGTTACGTAAAAAAGCCTAAGAACATAAAATATATGTCGGCATAGTAATCCCCATTGTTCAAACCTTCTACAACTACAAGATATAGTTTGATCTTCATTTCGAAACATAACCTAcacataaaaaaattaaaaacaataagaCACAATGAATAAATATGACATAATGGATTACACAATACATTAAGAACCATAAAGCACAATATAGAAACAAAGACACAATGAATAAATATGACACAATAGATTAAAAAATACATTAAGAACCATAAGACACAATGAATAAATACGACACAACAGATTACAAAATACATTAAGAACCATAAGACACAATGAATAAATATGACACAATGTCATTAAATATAACACAATAGATTACACAATACATTAAGAACCATAAGACACAATGAATACATATGACACAATGAATAAATAAGACACAATGAATAAATATGGCACAATGACTAAATATGACACAATATCATTAAAAAGACGCAATGCTCAAATGTGAAATTTGGACAATACTCTTTTTTCTTTGCAAGACGCTTAATAACCATACCTACATCATTCTCCCCAATGTATTGATTTAAGTCCCTCTTATAATTTTTAAAATCAGTTCTTGTAGCACCTACCTCCTCGTAACTAccatacaaacttttcaaaacattAAATGCCCTTACAGGCCCAAGATTTATCGTAGACAACGCTTGAATAGCATTTTCTTTTACATGATCAACCCTTCTCACGGATGTCAAAAACTGGAGGTCTTCTTCATGCacgaaactatgattatgttccTCTTGAAAAATATATACTTCAAACTTCCCATCAACAGTTAACAATAGCTTAATATGAGCCTCACATCCAACTCTCTTCGATGGTTTCCGACGCTTTCCTTTACCCTTATTAGGAATTTTAAAACCTTCTTTAGAACATGTAAAATACTTCAACTTaagaacaccttttgtattgctGTATGAAGTGTTTTTCCTAACCGAGAAACCACTTGCATGAGCATACTTGACATAAAAACCATAAGCTTGGTCAACGGACTCAAAGACCATACCAACACGAGGTTTAAGGGACTCGCTCACAGCAGGAGTGCAAAATATTTTTCCGGTACATGGTGATACATGCCGTACACCACGTTCTTTGTAAACTATAGCATCTacacaaataaaaaataaacaatgtCACATTAAATCATATATATGTCATACAAACCTAGCAAAAAAGATATTCAAAGAAATAAAAACCATAAACAGAAAGCAGAATACCGAATAACACGCattcaaataaacaaaataacacaTTATGACAAAATATGACATAATTTCAGACAATAACACACATCCTATTGTCAAAATCAACTAAAAAGATAGTTAGGCACAATGAAAATAAAATAGACAcaatgcattaataacttaaacaATACAGAACATATAACAGTTTTAGATCTCAATCAGAATTCGTGATAATAAACGAATGAAAAATTTAGGTTAAACATATACCTAATCATAATCAAATCAGTTTTAGATCTCAATCAGAAATCTGAACATCTGAACGATAACATCGATGAAACAACCAAAATCGCGACAATAACATGGTCAAAATTCTCAAcgataacaacaataacaacagaaTTCTCAATGATAAACATGATCAAAACACAGTTTTTAATCAGATCTCAATCATAATTTTCAACGATAACAACAGCAAACTCAGAGCACGTACCATTCTCATTCGTTGACATGATTTACTGCTCAATTAGCTTTGATTGAACGATTCCACAATGAAAACTATTGAATTCAAGCTTCAATCTCCCTATCAACTGGTGAATTGCGATCGAATTAGGGAAAAAAATACGTATGTATCGTAATCCCTGTTTGATTGTGCGTATCTATGTTTTATTGAAGGCTTAAATAGTTTCCAAAAATGCCCCTCTCTCTAATCCAGGACTGATTAAAGATTAGTGGAAGTTTTTGCCAGGTGTCATCATCCTAttccttcttacccttcttacaattaaagtcctttgtatttgatccttacTCAATATAATCATTCCGATTTCCGAATGGCCGCTGTCATGATTATGAGAGAGATCTTTGATCGTAGATGGAGATCATGAGAGAGATTGTAGGGATTATGATTTACAATTTCCATTTTTTgaatggatataaagactttattacacctagaattttcaattcagtccaaaaaataaatcaaattttATAATATGGTCCctattaatctcaaccattagatcaaagatctaatgatgtaaattctttcttacctttctcacgcCTTTTTTACAGAATCCTCTACCTACCTGTATTCTTTTATCATTATCGATCATCATCTTATACAAAAAACGCACAAGGGAACGGAACAGAGAAGAGAAGGAAGAATGTCGTCTCGCACTTCTACTTCGCTGTTTGGCGTAATCGGTGCCGGTGCCGATGACGGTATCggtttcctctctctctctctctctctctctctctcttatttTGTAATGACGGCGTTTGTAACATTTCAATGATTATACCAATACCACGTTCGATCGTGAATATCTGTGTTGGAAGTTTACATGCTTATTCCCTTCTGCAACTACTAGGGTTAGGGTTCTATcgatattggatttaaactcacTCATGTTCATTCTACTATTGATCGATTAcagcataataataataataatactttacatcttattcatttattatgtagttaacaataataataatgttgATTGATTGTATGGCTTAGATCAAGATGTGAGCAGGGATGACAACCCTCGTGTGTTCTTGGATATATCCATCAATGGAGGTCGCCCTGAAAGAATGATAATTGAGGTCACTTTATTATCTATTGCATACTATGTATCTATGTTTGTTTCTTCAATATATATGCAGCTGCATTACGGACGTTATTCATTCATTTGCAGCTTTTTGCTAATATCGTTCCTAAAACCGCTGAGAATTTTCGACTACTCTGCACAGGTGTGTGTCTCCGCATATAAGATCTTAGAAGCATTTGTTGTAATTACAATTCATATGTTATACGTGTAGGGACTAAGGGGATCGGACCACATACCAAGAAACCATTGCACTACAAAGGAACTGTATTCCAAAATATTCATCCACGCCTTTTGGCTGAAGTATGTTCTTATGCTTATCTCAATCAAATACCTATTCAACTTGTAAGGCTTAGGCCTGTGTATCAACTGTTTCTCCTTGTTGCAGGGAGGTGATCTCCTTGGGAAAATAGAtggtatgtatttttttttatttagatcTTGTTTTCCGTCAGATTTGATGGTTTGCATTTGCTGCAGGCACAGGTGGGGAAAGCATCTACGGAAAACATTTCAAAGGTGCAATTTTAAGTTTTTCTTAGTACCTATAACTCAGTACTAATAATACTTTGTAACCGCTGTTTGTGTAGATGAGAGTTTTCAACTGCGTCATTCTGAGCCTGGCATGCTATCTATGGGAAATAAAGGCCCAGATACAAATGGATCTCGGTTCTTTATAAGCTTCAGGCCTATAAGCATGCTTGATGGGTACTTCCCATTTCAAGTCAATTTCTCTTTTAGGCCAAAATCAACATTCAAGGGCTAAATAAATACTAATGGGTTTAGTTAGTTGTTTGATTATAGGCCTTTGAATTTTCAACTCCTAACCCATGCTATATGGATGGCAGTTTCAATGTTGTTTTCGGTAAGGTTATAGAAGGAACATCAACTATCCGTCGTATTGAACAGCTAGGAACACCTGGGCAGGTTAAAATTACAGACTGTGGTGAAGCTTTTGAAGATAAAGGTATTGCATTTCTAATCCTAATTAAATTCAGATAattaacacataggaaaataaaAAGAATGCTACCGTTTTCACTTATTAGGCATAAGGAATATATATTGGGTGAAACCTAGTTCTTCTGAAGAGCCAGTAAAAGAACAGGAGAAACAAAGCGGGTACCCGCAATCAGAAGCTGGTGATGAAACTTCTCAAGGCAAAACGATCAATCTCATGGATGAGCCTGACCAAGGTATTGCTTTTTTAATCCTAAATAAATTGATTCACTCAAATAATATACGTACACATTGTTtacatataaaaacaaaaaaagaataCCAACTTATGCGTTTTGACCACCTTTTTTAGGCATAATGAACAAGTCTTTGAAGAGAGCTGGTTCTTCTGATGAGCAACTAAACGAAGGGGTGAAACGAAGCAGGTACTCGTCATCAGAAGGGCTGTTACAAGTTACAGACGGTGGTGCTGCAATTTCTGAAATTCAAAAGAACAATGGGATGGAGTCTTATCAAGGTATTAATCCTAAAAGTTTATTCatttaaattataataataacGATAAGATTTAATATAGTTTAACACATTTATTACATATAAAAGCTagaaagaaaatataaaaaaaaagaatactaACATATACCTCCGTTTTTAGACAGACAGCAGATTGGGGATGATACCATTATGGACATCAGGCAGCAGCAGCAGCTTGATTGGGCGATTGCATCCGTTCGCAAGATTGCCCGGGTGGTGGGTGTTTACTTACCGGATTATCCATCACCCCATCCGTAGATTGATTAGTAGCTGGTTGGGATCCTGAGCATTGACTTGTACTTATGTATGCATAGTTTGGTTGGTTGTGGTTGTGAAGTATGCTTTACATTGTATGCTTTTATGGTATTTTCTTTCAAGTATGATGGATGATATGAAATTTGAA
The sequence above is drawn from the Helianthus annuus cultivar XRQ/B chromosome 12, HanXRQr2.0-SUNRISE, whole genome shotgun sequence genome and encodes:
- the LOC110890585 gene encoding peptidyl-prolyl cis-trans isomerase CYP20-1 → MSSRTSTSLFGVIGAGADDDQDVSRDDNPRVFLDISINGGRPERMIIELFANIVPKTAENFRLLCTGTKGIGPHTKKPLHYKGTVFQNIHPRLLAEGGDLLGKIDGTGGESIYGKHFKDESFQLRHSEPGMLSMGNKGPDTNGSRFFISFRPISMLDGFNVVFGKVIEGTSTIRRIEQLGTPGQVKITDCGEAFEDKGIRNIYWVKPSSSEEPVKEQEKQSGYPQSEAGDETSQGKTINLMDEPDQGIMNKSLKRAGSSDEQLNEGVKRSRYSSSEGLLQVTDGGAAISEIQKNNGMESYQDRQQIGDDTIMDIRQQQQLDWAIASVRKIARVVGVYLPDYPSPHP